A window of the Gossypium hirsutum isolate 1008001.06 chromosome A05, Gossypium_hirsutum_v2.1, whole genome shotgun sequence genome harbors these coding sequences:
- the LOC107957475 gene encoding ABC transporter G family member 25, whose protein sequence is MPGFGGLETPSPTSTGDGPCHSKDTSRDLRDHLPSLMASCYPITLKFIDVSYKVKVQGTNSQGRSIKRMLSHGSTPSDQGTTSRAQERTILNNITGMVSPGEMLAILGPSGSGKSTLLNALAGRLQHGHGHFTGTLLANNKKPTKQMAKRTGFVTQDDVLYPHLTVRETLVFCSLLRLPNTLSTKEKISVAETVLCELGLSKCENTIIGNSFIRGISGGERKRVSIAHEMLINPSLLLLDEPTSGLDSTAAHRLVSILGSLAQKGKTIVTSMHQPSSRVYQMFDSVLVLSEGRSLYFGKGSEAMSYFESIGFSPSFPMNPADFLLDLANGVCKVDGVSERERPNVKQTLIASYNTLLAPKVRAACMEITPVSEKDSYFISTRCSEQGRNSNRVNLSTWFYQFSILLRRSLKERKQESFNTLRVFQVITAAILAGLMWWHSDYRDIQDRLGLLFFISIFWGVLPSFNAVFAFPQERAIFMKERASGMYTLSSYFMARIIGDLPMELILPTVFLLVTYWMAGLKPDLVAFLLTLLVLLGYVLVSQGLGLALGALIMDAKQASTIVTVTMLAFVLTGGYYVHKVPSCMAWIKYASTTYYSYKLFVNVQYGDGKKVSSLLGCSHSGSSTVSCKFIDQDIAGQIRPELSVGILILMFIGYRLMAYLALRRIKG, encoded by the exons ATGCCGGGTTTTGGTGGTTTGGAGACTCCTAGTCCTACTTCCACTGGGGATGGTCCATGTCATTCAAAAGATACTTCTCGAGATTTGCGTGATCACCTCCCTTCATTAATGGCTTCTTGTTATCCTATCACTCTCAag TTCATCGACGTGAGCTATAAGGTGAAGGTACAGGGAACCAACAGTCAAGGTCGCAGTATTAAACGCATGCTTAGCCATGGATCAACACCCTCTGATCAAGGAACAACGAGTAGGGCCCAAGAGAGGACGATATTGAACAATATCACCGGCATGGTTTCACCAGGAGAAATGTTGGCTATCCTTGGTCCTTCAGGCAGCGGCAAATCTACTCTCCTCAATGCCTTAGCTGGTCGGCTACAACACGGCCATGGTCATTTCACCGGAACCTTGCTTGCCAACAACAAAAAACCCACTAAACAAATGGCAAAACGCACTGGATTCGTCACCCAAGACGACGTGCTTTACCCTCACTTAACAGTTCGTGAAACCTTGGTGTTTTGCTCCCTTTTAAGGTTACCAAACACACTGTCGACCAAGGAGAAGATTTCAGTGGCTGAGACGGTTTTATGCGAGTTGGGGTTATCGAAATGTGAAAACACAATCATTGGGAACAGTTTTATACGTGGTATTTCGGGTGGAGAACGGAAAAGAGTAAGTATAGCTCATGAAATGCTTATAAACCCTAGCCTGCTGCTTCTTGATGAACCGACGTCGGGTTTGGACTCCACAGCGGCACACCGGTTGGTTTCGATTTTGGGTTCGTTGGCTCAAAAGGGGAAGACCATAGTCACATCCATGCACCAACCATCTAGCCGAGTTTATCAGATGTTTGACTCAGTGTTGGTTTTGAGTGAAGGAAGGAGCTTGTATTTCGGCAAGGGAAGTGAAGCTATGAGTTATTTCGAGTCCATTGGATTCTCACCGTCTTTCCCTATGAACCCTGCCGATTTTCTCCTTGATCTCGCTAACG GTGTGTGTAAAGTTGATGGAGTAAGCGAAAGAGAGAGGCCAAATGTAAAGCAAACCCTCATTGCTTCTTACAACACCCTGTTGGCTCCAAAAGTTAGAGCTGCTTGCATGGAGATCACCCCTGTTTCGGAAAAAGACTCGTATTTCATCAGCACCCGTTGTTCCGAACAAGGCAGGAACAGCAACAGAGTCAATCTCTCGACATGGTTCTATCAATTCAGCATTCTGCTTCGAAGAAGCCTTAAAGAAAGAAAGCAAGAATCATTCAACACCCTCCGAGTCTTCCAAGTAATTACCGCTGCAATACTGGCCGGTTTAATGTGGTGGCATTCAGATTATAGAGACATCCAAGACCGTCTCGGCCTCCTCTTCTTTATTTCCATCTTTTGGGGTGTCTTGCCATCGTTTAATGCAGTTTTCGCGTTTCCTCAAGAGCGTGCTATCTTCATGAAAGAGCGTGCTTCGGGTATGTACACTCTGTCTTCCTATTTCATGGCACGGATAATCGGAGACCTCCCCATGGAGCTGATTCTCCCCACAGTTTTCCTCCTTGTGACATATTGGATGGCTGGATTGAAACCCGATTTGGTGGCATTCCTATTGACATTGTTGGTACTTCTCGGCTATGTGCTCGTCTCGCAAGGGCTTGGCCTCGCATTAGGCGCATTGATCATGGATGCCAAACAGGCTTCTACAATAGTTACAGTCACAATGCTAGCATTTGTTCTAACAGGAGGGTACTACGTGCATAAGGTCCCATCATGCATGGCATGGATAAAGTATGCTTCTACAACATATTATAGCTACAAGCTGTTCGTCAACGTCCAATACGGCGATGGCAAGAAAGTGTCATCATTGTTGGGTTGCTCGCACAGTGGAAGTAGTACGGTTAGCTGCAAGTTCATCGATCAAGACATTGCGGGGCAAATTAGGCCTGAACTGAGCGTCGGAATCTTGATTCTAATGTTCATAGGATATAGGTTGATGGCTTACCTTGCATTGCGGCGCATCAAAGGCTGA
- the LOC121229062 gene encoding pectinesterase, whose amino-acid sequence MDSTPNVVVAKDGSGKYDCITEALAEVPLNSCDRFVIHIKAGTYKEKIIVTKEMTNVMFIGDGPTETIITNDTNCIKDNVKTFDTATVGVDGAGFMAKGIGFDNSAGPDGHQAVAFRASCDKVVMLNCHFTGYQDTLYAHKEKQFYRDCLISGTVDFIFGNAASVFQNCQIIVRKPGENQHNMITAHGKKEEETNTAIVLQNCTILGAPDYLPVKDKNKTYLGRPWKQFATTIIMQCQIDDIITPEGYSPMEGTIGLDTGYFAEFQNRGPGANTEGRVTWKAIKKIDMDEAMKWTPRVFLKSDEWLAQTGVPFESDMVPRV is encoded by the exons ATGGATTCGACGCCTAATGTTGTGGTCGCTAAGGATGGTAGTGGGAAATATGATTGCATCACCGAGGCCTTGGCTGAAGTCCCTTTGAATAGTTGCGATCGATTTGTTATTCATATTAAGGCTGGTACTTACAAGGAAAAAATCATCGTGACCAAGGAGATGACTAATGTTATGTTCATCGGTGATGGCCCAACCGAGACCATTATCACCAATGACACTAATTGCATTAAGGATAATGTTAAAACATTCGACACTGCAACTGTTG GTGTGGATGGGGCTGGTTTCATGGCCAAAGGCATTGGATTCGATAACTCAGCAGGACCCGATGGTCATCAAGCAGTGGCTTTTAGGGCATCCTGTGATAAGGTCGTCATGCTCAATTGTCATTTCACTGGGTACCAAGACACCCTTTACGCTCACAAAGAGAAACAATTTTATAGGGATTGTCTCATCAGCGGGACTGTGGACTTCATCTTCGGGAATGCGGCAAGTGTGTTCCAAAATTGTCAGATCATTGTGAGGAAGCCAGGTGAAAACCAGCACAACATGATTACAGCACatggaaagaaagaagaagaaactaACACAGCCATTGTGCTTCAAAATTGTACCATCTTGGGTGCCCCTGACTACCTTCCGGTGAAAGACAAGAACAAGACGTACCTTGGTCGTCCCTGGAAACAGTTTGCGACAACTATCATAATGCAATGTCAAATTGATGACATCATTACACCAGAGGGTTACTCCCCTATGGAAGGCACCATAGGATTGGATACTGGTTACTTTGCCGAGTTCCAAAATAGGGGACCTGGTGCCAACACTGAGGGCAGGGTCACATGGAAAGCTATCAAGAAAATCGATATGGATGAAGCCATGAAATGGACTCCTCGAGTCTTTTTGAAATCTGACGAATGGCTGGCACAAACTGGCGTTCCCTTTGAATCTGATATGGTCCCTAGAGTGTAA